The genomic region TCTTCCCAGGTGTAGTGAAACGGTTCCTGCTCGCCGTTGAAGCCTTTGCGGAACTCGCGGTTGAAGTAATTGTCAACGGCCACTTTCTTGCCTTTGCCAACGGCCTGCTCCGCCGCAATCTCCATCTCCACGCTCGCCATGATAAACGGCCCGACGCCTTTGAGATCGTCCTGCCGGATGGGTTCGCTCAGGTAGTACTCGTAGCTGCCGTCGCGGTACGGGTTGCCGCCCAGTCCGCTGACGCTCACCGTTTTTTCCAGGTGAATGTAGCCGTCCTTGTCGGTGCTGATGAAGTTTTTCAGCATGCCTTCGTAGCCGCGTTTGGCATTGGCCATCAGCGCGGAAGGCAGATAACCCAGGCGGACGCCTTTGGCGAGGGCGTACACAAACATGGCCGACCCGGAGGCTTCCAGGTAGTTGCCCTTACCGCCGATTTTGTCCGTCACCTGGTACCAGAGGCCCTCTTTCGGGTCCTGGTATTTCGCCACGGCGGGCATTATGCGTTGCAGAATGGCGACCACTTCGCCGCGGCGGGGGTGGTTCTGCGGGATGTAATCGAGCACATCGACCAGCGCCATCGCGTACCAGCCCATCGCCCGGCTCCAGAAGTTAGGCGACTTGCCCGTCTGTTTGTCGGCCCATTTCTGCTCCCGGCTTTCGTCCCAGCCGTGGTAGAGCAGGCCGGTTTTGGCATCCCGGGCGTGCTGTTCCATCCAGACAAACTGGTTGATGATGTCGTTGAAGTTCTCCGGCTGGTTGAAGAGCAGGCTGTATTCGGCGTAAAACGGCTCGCCCATGTACAGCCCGTCGAGCCACATCTGGTAAGGATACCGTTTTTTATGCCAGAAACCGCCCTCTTTCGTCCGCGGCTGCTTGGCCAGCTGCTCGCGGAGCAGATCGGCGGCCTTGCGGTATTTTTCCTTGTTCGGAAGGGTCTGCTGGTAGAGCATCAGCAGCGCCCGGCCCGGCGTCACGTGGTCGATGTTGAAATCTTCCTGTTTATAGGTCCGGATATGGCCATCGTTGCCGACGTACCGGTCCATTGTTTTCTTGATAAAATCGAAATAACGGGCGTCGCCGGTGCGGTACCAGACCTGTTCGAGGCCCCGGAACAGGACGCCGGTCTCGTACTCCCAGCGGGCGTCCTTGCCTTCTTTGGCGTAGGCCACCGAGTCCTTGTGGGTGTTCATGATCGAAGCGGCCATGCGCTGCGAGTAAGGCCCGGAACCGGATTGAGCAAACAGAAGAGACGGGACAAACAGAAGGGAAAAGGTACGTAGGAATCGGGTTTTCATCGAAGGCTGTATTTTGAGAAGGAAAGACTTTTTAACGCGGAAAGTACTTCCGGATAGACTGAATTTTTCCAACTTATCCTGAAAGATGGGACGAAAAGAAGAATCCATTGCAGGTTTTGGGCGACTTTTTTTATGCAATCGTTACCGGAAACGTTAACGGGATTTCTTTTCCGCCGGTCGGGGCGAATCCGGCCCGGAGCCGGGGCCGTTCGGGGAAAGCGCCCACGGTTTCCGGATTATTCCGTCAGGACAAATTTTTCGCATCGCCGTAGGGGGAAGCCACCGGACGCCTGTCTTAGGCCTGTAACCGAACAGTAAACAACCCATGACTTTCCGTCAACTTCTTCTGTCGGCCGCCCTGCTGGCTGCCCGGCCCGTTCATGCCCAGTCCCTGACCCAGACCGTCCGGGGCACCGTTCTCGACCAGAGCCTGCAAACGCCCATTCCGGGAGCGACCGTGGTCGTGCTGAATACCGAGCCGCTTCAGGGAGCGACCACCGACTCGGACGGCACCTTCCGCATCGGCGGCGTACGGGCCGGACGGCAGAGCTTCAGAATCTCGTTTGTCGGCTACAAAGACCGGGTTTTGTCCAACGTGGTGGTCGATACGGGCAAAGAACTCGTCCTGTCGATTCAGTTGGAGGAGACCATGATTCAGATGGCCGAAGTCAACGTGCGGCCGACTATCGAGAAAGACAAGCCGCTGAACGACATGGCGACCGTCAGCGCCCGCACCTTTTCGGTGGAGGAAACGCAGAAGTTTGCCGCGGCCGTCAACGACCCCGG from Tellurirhabdus rosea harbors:
- a CDS encoding glycoside hydrolase family 88 protein, with amino-acid sequence MKTRFLRTFSLLFVPSLLFAQSGSGPYSQRMAASIMNTHKDSVAYAKEGKDARWEYETGVLFRGLEQVWYRTGDARYFDFIKKTMDRYVGNDGHIRTYKQEDFNIDHVTPGRALLMLYQQTLPNKEKYRKAADLLREQLAKQPRTKEGGFWHKKRYPYQMWLDGLYMGEPFYAEYSLLFNQPENFNDIINQFVWMEQHARDAKTGLLYHGWDESREQKWADKQTGKSPNFWSRAMGWYAMALVDVLDYIPQNHPRRGEVVAILQRIMPAVAKYQDPKEGLWYQVTDKIGGKGNYLEASGSAMFVYALAKGVRLGYLPSALMANAKRGYEGMLKNFISTDKDGYIHLEKTVSVSGLGGNPYRDGSYEYYLSEPIRQDDLKGVGPFIMASVEMEIAAEQAVGKGKKVAVDNYFNREFRKGFNGEQEPFHYTWEDRQHPGFYFWGGSFRDLGAQTVTVGSAPTAASLKGIDVYIIVDPDTPKETAKPNYVADADIKAITEYVKNGGVLVLMANDTSNCEHKNFNRLAAQFGMQFLPKNVNMVQGTQWEQGLVNIPANNPIFKTTRAVYIKELAPVEVKAPAKAVVSEKGDVIMAVAKVGKGTVFAVGDPWLYNEYVDGRRIPARYENFKAGKELAKWLLEQTGNGAAALSSKK